In a genomic window of Rhinopithecus roxellana isolate Shanxi Qingling chromosome 2, ASM756505v1, whole genome shotgun sequence:
- the RCHY1 gene encoding RING finger and CHY zinc finger domain-containing protein 1 isoform X2, producing MNLQGRHKCIENVSRQNCPICLEDIHTSRVVAHVLPCGHLLHRTCYEEMLKEGYRCPLCMHSALDMTRYWRQLDDEVAQTPMPSEYQNMTVDILCNDCNGRSTVQFHILGMKCKICESYNTAQAGGRRISLDQQ from the exons ATGAATCTTCAAGGAAGACACAAG TGTATTGAAAATGTGTCCCGACAGAATTGTCCAATATGTTTGGAG GACATTCACACATCCCGTGTTGTTGCTCATGTCTTGCCATGTGGACATCTTTTACATAG aacgtgttatgaagaaatgttgaaaga AGGCTACAGGTGTCCATTATGTATGCACTCTGCTTTAGATATGACCAGGTATTGGAGACAGCTGGATGATGAAGTAGCACAGACTCCTATGCCATCAGAATATCAGAACATGACTGTGGAT ATTCTCTGCAATGACTGTAATGGACGATCCACTGTTCAGTTTCATATATTAGGCATGAAATGTAAGATTTGTGAATCCTACAATACTGCTCAAGCTGGAGGACGTAGAATTTCACTGGATCAGCAATGA